CGTGGCGTTTCGCGACCAATGCGACCTCCTGCCGGGTTTCCGACAGCGCAATGTAGAGCACACGCTCGCCCTGCCGCGCACCCGCCAGCAGGAATTGCATGGCGATGGTGGTTTTTCCGGTGCCGGGATTGCCTTCATACAGGTACATGCGGTAGCGGTCCAGGCCTCCGGCCAGGATATCGTCCAGGCCCGTGCTGCCGGTGGAGATCCGCGTGCCGTCTTCGTTTTCCAACTCGACGCTATTCTTCTCACCCATGGCGTTCCTTTGCACGTTATTGGGTCCGCTTCAGCGTACTGCAAAAGGCTGTCAGCGCGGATTCCGCGCTCTACCATCACGTGTTAATTGGCAACGGTGATTGACCGCTCATCTCGACGTTCACATAGTGCCATGTGCCCGCAACCATTGCATGAAGGATGTTTCGATCCGTGAATGACCAATCCATGGAAGCTAGCCCGGTGGACGAGGGGCTCGTCACGCCGCGCGCTTATCATTGCGCGTGCGGGCACCGGATTTTCTTTCGCAACAGCCAGTGCCTGGCGTGCAGGCGGCCGCTCGGCTACGTGCCGTCGCGCCTGCGCCTTTTCCCGCTACGCCCCGGCCCCCAAACGGATACCTGGCGCATCATCGGCGAGCCGGAGGAGTCCAGCACTGTCTATCGGCGCTGCGAGAATTTCGGCTTGGCGGCCGCCTGCAATTGGCTGGTCGAACCGGAGGGCGGCACCTACCGCAACCTGTGCCGCGCGTGCAGGCTGAATCGCACCATTCCCGATCTGTCCGTGGCGCGCAATCTACCGCTATGGCAGAGCCTGGAGGCCGCCAAGCGCAGGTTGGTGTCGCAGTTGATCGGCCTGGACCTGCCGGTGGCGTCCAAGGTTTCCGAGGACCCGCAGCGTGGGCTGGCCTTCGACTTCCTGGTCAGCATCCCGGGCCAGCCGCGCGTGTTGACGGGGCATGACAACGGCATCATCACCATCAATCTGGAAGAAGCCGACGACGCGGTGCGGGAGCGCGTCCGCATCCAGATGCGCGAACCCTATCGCACGCTGCTGGGCCATTTTCGCCACGAGGTGGGCCACTACTATTGGCAGCGGCTGGTCATGGGCACGGCCTGGGAAGCGCCGTGCCGCGTCGTGTTCGGCGACGAGCGCCAGGACTATGGCGCCGCGCTCAAGGCCAATTACGACCAGGGACCGCCACTCGACTGGCCGCAGCGCTACGTCAGCGCGTACGCCAGCATCCATCCCTTCGAGGACTGGGCCGAGACCTGGGCGCACTATCTGCATCTGCGCGACACCCTGGATACCGCGGAAAGCTATGGCATCGCGTCCGTAACGTCGGACACGGAAGTGACCGGCTTTCGCGCGGAAGATCTCTGGTGGCCGGCCGCGCCGAACGCGGAATCCTTCCTCGACATGCTGAAGCGCTGGATAGGCACGACGTGGATCATGAACGAGATGTCGCGGGCGATGGGGCTGCGCGATTTCTATCCCTTCGTGCTGCCGCAACCGGCGGTGGCCAAGCTGCACTTCATCCATTGCGTCATCTTCGATCCGGACGGGACCGGCATCCCGGCGCGGGAGCAGGGCGGCTAGGAGCAACGCCGGGGCGGCTGGCTATACTGTGGATATATCCAGCAATGCCCGTCCATGCCAGCCGCCATCCTGCCCAGGTTCGATCCTGGTTCTCCCGATATCCGCTATTACTACCTGCGCAATTTCCAGTTCGCGCTGGACTGGATACGTGCCCGCTACGACGACGTGCTGGGCGCGGAAGAGCGCGGTTTCATCGCGGCCTTCGTTGCGATGCCTCGGCCGGCACAGGCGCTGATGACCCGCATGCTGATGCGCCGGGGGCCGGTGTTCCGTGGCAGCGCCTTGCGCTATGACGAAATAGGCTGCCCCCGGGCTGCCTCGCGCGACCTGGTGGCGCAAGGATGGGTGGATGACTCGCCCGTATTGCCGCTGGATGACGCCGCCAGGCTGCTCCGGCGCGCCGAACTGCTGCGCTTGTTGCCGCCCGACCTGCGCCATCCGGCCTTGAGCAAGGCGCGAATGCTTGAGTGGTTGCGGGTGAACGACGCATCGCCGCGGACATGGACGGACTGGGACGACAGCGGCGACTTTGCAATAAGCATCCGCGTCGCGCCGCTGATCGACCGGCTGCGCCTGATGTTCTTCGGTAATCTGCGCCAGGAGTGGTCGGCATTCATCGTGGCGGACCTGGGCATCGTGCAATACGAGCGCGTGGCCTTTCCCGATTCCGCGCGCGCCTTCCATACGCGCGCGGACGTCGACGCCTATCTCTGGCTGCACGAGCGCAGGCAGCGGCTCGAGGACGGCACGCAATCCGCCCCGGCCCTGCTGGAGGAAATCCTGCCGGTGTCGTTCGCATCCCCTTGGCTGCGCCACCGCCACGCCAAGCTGCGCTTCCTGATCGGACGGCAACTGGAACGGCAGGCCGATTGGGATCTGGCGTGCCGGGCCTACGACGGCTGCGGCCATCCCGAAGCGCGCCAGCGATACGCGCGGGTGCTGGAGCTGCAGGCGCGACACGCGGAAGCGCTGCGCTTCGCCCTGCAGGC
This genomic interval from Bordetella genomosp. 8 contains the following:
- a CDS encoding zinc-binding metallopeptidase family protein, whose protein sequence is MEASPVDEGLVTPRAYHCACGHRIFFRNSQCLACRRPLGYVPSRLRLFPLRPGPQTDTWRIIGEPEESSTVYRRCENFGLAAACNWLVEPEGGTYRNLCRACRLNRTIPDLSVARNLPLWQSLEAAKRRLVSQLIGLDLPVASKVSEDPQRGLAFDFLVSIPGQPRVLTGHDNGIITINLEEADDAVRERVRIQMREPYRTLLGHFRHEVGHYYWQRLVMGTAWEAPCRVVFGDERQDYGAALKANYDQGPPLDWPQRYVSAYASIHPFEDWAETWAHYLHLRDTLDTAESYGIASVTSDTEVTGFRAEDLWWPAAPNAESFLDMLKRWIGTTWIMNEMSRAMGLRDFYPFVLPQPAVAKLHFIHCVIFDPDGTGIPAREQGG
- a CDS encoding VRR-NUC domain-containing protein, coding for MPAAILPRFDPGSPDIRYYYLRNFQFALDWIRARYDDVLGAEERGFIAAFVAMPRPAQALMTRMLMRRGPVFRGSALRYDEIGCPRAASRDLVAQGWVDDSPVLPLDDAARLLRRAELLRLLPPDLRHPALSKARMLEWLRVNDASPRTWTDWDDSGDFAISIRVAPLIDRLRLMFFGNLRQEWSAFIVADLGIVQYERVAFPDSARAFHTRADVDAYLWLHERRQRLEDGTQSAPALLEEILPVSFASPWLRHRHAKLRFLIGRQLERQADWDLACRAYDGCGHPEARQRYARVLELQARHAEALRFALQATRAPLNESEAQSLARLVARQQRRLGLPRARERAAQVIPVDVLTLPHPAQPRAVEHIVREHLDAPEAPAFYVENALINSLFGLLCWEAVFQPLPGAFFHPFQRGPADLHAPDFHARRDEAFGAQLARLDDGSYKRAILATFDAKMGIQSPFVFWGALDPGLLSLALDCIPAAHLKAWFSRILRDVAANTSGLPDLIRFFPACNAYELVEVKGPGDRLQDNQRRWMAYNAAHGVPVRVCRVRWLSQPA